Proteins encoded in a region of the Prochlorothrix hollandica PCC 9006 = CALU 1027 genome:
- a CDS encoding FecCD family ABC transporter permease, whose product MAVPPSSPLSSPLKGGASRSPLVLGLVFGGAVLALGLLAGISLGVGAVGWLGFGDRGIWLWREILGALDPSWGLRVGKGLGLGTSAGPMPATLAQFIVWDVRWPRTLGAIAVGGSLAVAGALMQGLTRNPLADPGLLGINGGAALAVVAAVFWGGDLSLSQYGAWALGGAAAAALTIYGLGSLNPGGLSPLNMTLAGAALTAVLSALTTGILILSQRTLDDIRFWLVGSVNDRTLPLVLQGLPAMGLGLAIALTLGRALTVLSLGDTMAQGLGQRPGRTKVWGLVSVVLLAGGAVSVAGPLGFVGLVVPHGVRWVVGQDYRWIVPGSAVAGAIVLLGADVALRWLLPAQALPVGLVLPLVGAPLFLYGVMRRL is encoded by the coding sequence ATGGCTGTTCCCCCGTCTTCGCCGCTATCTTCGCCCTTAAAAGGGGGAGCATCCCGATCGCCCCTGGTGTTGGGGTTAGTTTTTGGGGGGGCGGTGCTGGCCTTGGGGCTGCTGGCGGGGATCAGCTTGGGGGTGGGGGCAGTGGGCTGGCTTGGCTTCGGCGATCGGGGAATCTGGCTTTGGCGGGAGATCCTGGGGGCGCTGGATCCAAGCTGGGGACTGAGGGTGGGCAAGGGTTTGGGCCTCGGAACGAGTGCCGGTCCCATGCCCGCCACCTTAGCCCAGTTCATTGTCTGGGATGTGCGCTGGCCCCGCACCCTGGGGGCGATCGCCGTCGGCGGATCCCTGGCAGTGGCCGGTGCCCTGATGCAAGGTCTGACCCGCAACCCCCTGGCGGATCCCGGCCTGCTGGGCATCAATGGGGGCGCAGCCCTGGCGGTGGTGGCGGCGGTGTTTTGGGGCGGCGACCTCAGCCTCAGCCAGTATGGAGCCTGGGCCTTGGGGGGGGCGGCGGCGGCGGCCCTGACCATTTATGGGTTGGGATCCCTGAACCCTGGGGGTCTGAGTCCGTTGAACATGACCCTGGCGGGGGCAGCTCTGACGGCGGTGCTGTCGGCCCTGACCACGGGTATTTTGATCCTCAGTCAGCGGACCTTAGACGATATTCGCTTTTGGTTGGTGGGGTCCGTCAACGATCGCACCCTGCCCCTGGTGCTCCAAGGCTTACCGGCCATGGGGTTGGGGCTGGCGATCGCCTTGACCCTGGGCCGTGCCCTCACGGTTCTCAGTTTGGGGGATACGATGGCCCAGGGCTTAGGTCAGCGCCCCGGTCGCACCAAGGTGTGGGGGCTAGTCAGTGTGGTTCTGTTGGCGGGGGGGGCGGTGTCGGTGGCGGGTCCCCTGGGGTTTGTGGGGCTAGTGGTGCCCCATGGGGTGCGCTGGGTGGTGGGCCAGGATTACCGCTGGATCGTACCCGGTAGTGCGGTGGCGGGGGCGATCGTCCTGCTGGGGGCTGATGTGGCTCTGCGCTGGCTGTTACCGGCCCAGGCGTTGCCTGTGGGTTTGGTGTTGCCCCTGGTGGGTGCCCCGCTGTTTCTCTATGGGGTGATGCGGCGGCTTTAA
- a CDS encoding TRAP transporter large permease, with product MTDLLGPLMFLVALGLLLLGYPVAFSFGGTAILFSILGTALGEFNPRIWAGMPLRIFGVMDNFTLLAVVYFIFLGSMLQKSGIAEQLLETMGILLGRLRGGLAIAVVLVGALLAATTGVVAATVIAMGLISLPTMLRYGYDRRLAAGVIAASGTLGQIIPPSVVLVVLGDQLGVSVGDLFLGAMIPGLLMAAAFVIHVAIVAAVRPDLAPALPRSVLEAPGLGKRVIQVMLPPLVLILLILGSIFFGIATPTEAGAMGCTGAIVLAGLNQRLSWATVREVCESTLRTTSMVVFILIGSQAFSLVFRGVGGDHAVEDFFTLVPGGKYGFLIVTLLLVFVLGFFIDFFEIAFIVVPLCVPIAQQLGIDLLWFGVLLGTNLQTSFLTPPFGFALFYLRNVAPPELTTADIYQGAVPFIGVQLLVLVLLVLVPDLVTFLPDLMAQK from the coding sequence ATGACCGATCTCTTGGGTCCCTTGATGTTTTTGGTGGCCTTGGGCCTGCTGTTGCTGGGCTATCCCGTGGCCTTCTCCTTTGGGGGGACGGCGATTCTGTTCAGTATTTTGGGCACAGCCTTGGGGGAATTTAACCCCCGGATCTGGGCTGGAATGCCCCTGCGCATTTTTGGGGTAATGGACAACTTCACCCTTTTGGCGGTGGTCTACTTCATTTTCCTGGGATCCATGTTGCAGAAATCCGGCATAGCCGAGCAACTCTTGGAAACCATGGGCATCCTCCTGGGGCGACTGCGGGGAGGGCTAGCCATTGCCGTGGTCTTGGTGGGTGCCCTGCTGGCAGCGACCACGGGGGTCGTGGCAGCGACGGTCATCGCCATGGGCCTGATTTCCCTGCCCACCATGTTGCGCTATGGCTACGATCGCCGCCTTGCCGCCGGGGTCATTGCCGCCTCCGGCACCCTGGGCCAAATCATCCCCCCCAGTGTGGTGCTGGTGGTGTTGGGGGATCAGTTGGGGGTGTCTGTGGGGGATTTGTTTTTGGGAGCCATGATTCCGGGGCTGCTGATGGCCGCTGCCTTTGTGATCCATGTGGCGATCGTGGCGGCGGTGCGCCCCGATCTAGCCCCCGCCCTGCCCCGATCGGTGCTGGAAGCCCCTGGGCTGGGGAAACGGGTGATTCAGGTGATGCTGCCGCCCCTGGTGCTGATTTTGCTGATTTTGGGCAGTATTTTCTTCGGCATCGCCACCCCCACGGAAGCAGGAGCCATGGGCTGTACGGGGGCGATCGTCCTGGCCGGTCTCAACCAGCGCCTCTCCTGGGCCACTGTCCGGGAGGTGTGCGAGTCTACCCTCCGCACCACGTCCATGGTGGTTTTTATTCTGATTGGTTCCCAAGCCTTTAGTTTGGTCTTTCGGGGCGTGGGGGGGGATCACGCCGTTGAGGACTTTTTTACCCTGGTGCCGGGGGGCAAATATGGCTTTTTAATCGTCACCCTGTTGCTGGTGTTTGTTCTGGGGTTTTTCATTGATTTCTTTGAAATCGCCTTTATTGTCGTGCCCCTCTGTGTGCCCATTGCCCAGCAGTTAGGCATTGATTTGCTCTGGTTTGGGGTGTTGCTGGGAACTAATCTGCAAACCTCGTTCCTCACGCCCCCCTTTGGCTTCGCCCTGTTCTATCTCCGCAATGTTGCCCCCCCAGAGTTGACCACCGCCGATATTTATCAGGGGGCGGTTCCCTTCATTGGGGTGCAGTTGCTGGTGCTGGTGCTGCTGGTGCTGGTGCCGGATCTGGTCACGTTCCTGCCCGATCTCATGGCCCAAAAGTAA